The DNA region CGTGCCGTGCCGGCAGGCTTCCGGGGCCGCGCCTCAACCGGTCCTCTTCGGCACTCCAGCACGGAATCGTTCAAAGGAGGCGGCGTTGAGCGACATCGCCGAAAAATGCAAGGTCGTGGCAGACGAGTGCATCCTGCTGCGGCGTGATTTTCACCGCCATCCCGAGCTCGGGCTCGAAGAGCAGCGCACAGGCCAGATCGTCGCCGACTACCTGGCCGCGCTGGGCATGGAGGTGAGCCGTCTGAACGTGACCGGCGTGGCCGGGCTGCTGCGCGGCGGCCACCCCGGCCCGACCCTCTTGATGCGCGCCGACATGGACGCCCTGGCCATCCAGGAGGAGACCGGCGCCGAGTACTGCTCCACCATCGACGGCATGATGCACGCCTGCGGCCACGACGCCCACACCGCCATGATGCTCACGGCGGCCAAGGTCCTGGCCGGCGAGCGGGAGGCGCTGCACGGCAGCATCAAGTTCGTGTTCCAGCCCAACGAGGAAAAGGCCGGCGCCATGGCCATGATCGACGAAGGCGTGATGGCCAACCCGGACGTGGACGCCTGCGTGAGCATGCACATCTGGAACCAGCTCGAATCCGGCAAGATCGGCGTGACCGTGGGGCCGATCATGGCCGGCATGCGCCACTTCCATCTGACCGTTAAAGGCAAGGGCGGCCACACCGCCAACCCGCAGGAAGCCGTCGACCCCGTCATCTGCTCGGCCGCGATCATCCAGGCCGTGCAGACCATCCAGACGCGCGAGATCAGCGCCCTGAGCGAGCCTACGGTGATCATGTTCGGCACGATCCACGGCGGCACCACCTCCAACGTAATCCCGGACGAGGTGGTCATGGAAGGAACCATCCGCTACCTCTTTTCTGGCGACGACAACGGGGAGAACAGCCCCAGGGGCCGGTTCGAGCGCGTGGTCGCCGGCATCTGCGCCGCCCATCGCACAGAGTATGAGCTGGACTTCGAGTGCGGCCACCCCACCCTGGTCAACGACGCAGGCATGACCGCCATGCTGACGGGAATCCTGAACGTGGAGATGGCCAACGACCTGACCATCCAACCCATGGCCAGCCTGGCCGGCGAAGACTTCAGCGAGTTCGCGGCGCGGGCTCCCGGCGTCTTCTGCTTTTTGGGGGCAGGCGCCCCCGGTCGGACAAACTACCCCCACCACCACCCAAAATTCGACATAGACGAAAGCGTCATGAAACACGGCGTGGAGCTCCTTGTCCGCACCGCGCTACGCTACTTCGAGACGCAGAGGCAGCCCAGCTGAAGAAGCTGGGCCACATTACCTTTAAAGTTACGAACCGTT from Oceanidesulfovibrio marinus includes:
- a CDS encoding M20 metallopeptidase family protein, with the translated sequence MSDIAEKCKVVADECILLRRDFHRHPELGLEEQRTGQIVADYLAALGMEVSRLNVTGVAGLLRGGHPGPTLLMRADMDALAIQEETGAEYCSTIDGMMHACGHDAHTAMMLTAAKVLAGEREALHGSIKFVFQPNEEKAGAMAMIDEGVMANPDVDACVSMHIWNQLESGKIGVTVGPIMAGMRHFHLTVKGKGGHTANPQEAVDPVICSAAIIQAVQTIQTREISALSEPTVIMFGTIHGGTTSNVIPDEVVMEGTIRYLFSGDDNGENSPRGRFERVVAGICAAHRTEYELDFECGHPTLVNDAGMTAMLTGILNVEMANDLTIQPMASLAGEDFSEFAARAPGVFCFLGAGAPGRTNYPHHHPKFDIDESVMKHGVELLVRTALRYFETQRQPS